The genomic stretch CTCCCTGCGAATTCTCTGGACGCGGCTGAGCGGCTGGGCGTCGACCTAGCCAAATTACTGCTGAGCAAAGGAGCCAAGGAGATCCTGACGGTGGCACGGCAGCTCAACGACGCCAGATAATGCCAACTCCCCCCAACCGAAGGGGCTATGTGTGTTCAGTCTGTCATAACCTTGTTTCAAGTATAAACTCAACCTCTCCTATGTGAGGTCGGTGTTTTTAATCGCATCGTGTAAGGACATCCAACACTACTTGAACCAAAGTTGTGCTCAGAGCATCAGTTTGTCAGGAGTCCCTTCTGTTTGTGGGTCATACTTTGGGTGCTAGCCTGAGTTACCTCATGGAACCATCTccttaacacacacacatcagccCACTGGGATTATCAGAAAGAAACAAGCTCTAGCCTTCTGACATAGTCAACACAGACAGTACCATTTACATGTTTAACTTTATATCTGTGCTAACACAGAGAGGCCAGTGGGTCCAGGATGTTTCAATTCCATCCATGTGTTGGATGGTAGTGAAACATAGCTGCATCAtcattaaaagaacaaatgTGCCCTTTGAATAACTTCACTATGCATGTTCTGAATACAGCCTTCCAACacgtatttttattttttatttttacaatatgcATACTACCTCTTTAAGAGATCAAATATATTTATGACAGTAAGCTGAAAGGGATTTTAACCGATCCTACATGTACCAGAACTGGTGAGTGAGGCTAAGATCTGCACAGCTTTGCACTGAACCAGACTTTTATTGCTTGACGGCAATTTAAAACCTGAAGCTGTAATTTCAATCCAGTCTCTTCGGCAGAGTTCAGTTTCCTCTTCTGATTGTACAGACAGAATTGGattgttttaggttttattaATGATGTGCAAAATGTTCACACATGAATACCACTGTGAAATCTTTCTGATTTAATCTCAAGCAGCGTATTTCAGCAACGCTGCAGTTACTCTAGCGGAATCGCAGCGACGTTATTTTCACATAAATTTAAGAGTATAATTTGTACCTGATCTAACAGCTTTAacagaaacttttaaaaagtagctATTATTCCTTCGGTTGCTGAAAGTTAAGTTAATGTTatagcatttatttattcttattttgaTAGATGTGTTACtgtgcagaaaatgtttttgtgtttttcctagAGCACCCCTGTTAAATTATCTGTTCCCTGCTGTTTTCACGTTGCAGTTATTAAGACAGACATGTTGAGATATGTTTGTAGATTATGACTTCCCGTGCGTTTCTTCcccaaaaatatttccaaacaattGATTTTGTATTGTAAGCAAGGGAAGAGTGTTACAAGCCTTCCTTCAGTCAGCTGACCGGCAGCGAGCAGCAGCAAGGGGGTGACCCACTGGTTTGGGTGTACTTCCAGACCAGGAACCGGTCCATGTCCACTAATGCATCACTCAGATTATATGTACCCTCCAAATGATCCAAAATCATAAGTGACTGATAGAAATTAAAAGTGTATATTCTATTCTAATGGTTTTAAATGATTATCCCTTTGTCAATCTTTAAATGTGGTCTAAAAATATGTGTATGCTGTTAGAAGGGACAGGGTGCTTGTTCTCTCTCTATttaatctttatccataaatgTGGGTCTCTGCACCAGAAACACTTGTGTGTTAGCTCCTGAGCGTTCACATCGTTTCTGCATCTGGATCCAGACAACACCGACATGCAGGAGGAGTCTGAGacagtaaaatgttaaaagtgtaATTTTGTGGAAGCACGTTGCACTAAATAAAACCAGATCATGTAAATGAAACGGATTGACTTGATCCTAATAGTCTTCTGGAAGCTGTAAACGCTGCCTTAATGATGTCCTCCTACATGCTACGCTCTATGTTACTCCATCTTGTTGAATCGTCTAACAGTgcaaacctgtttttcctgaatGTCACTGCTTCTCTGACCCAGGTGCCATCTGTCTACACTGTATGATTTATGCCCAAGTGAACTGCATATCTGCCTCCTAAACAGTATTCTCTGTTCTCTTGCATTGATACTTCCCAGTCAGGCTAAATGTTTCACCAACACAGTTAGTTTCATACTATATTGTTCATTTTACTTTATAGACTTGTATAGGTTTTCATAATTTAAGCCTCTTGTTTTGAAAAAAGGAGGTAATGCTGGCTATAAATCTGTTTCTTCAgctttaatttgtattttaatcaACAAGCTGTTTTCTAGAAAAACAGCTCTATGTCAAAAACGTATATTGCTAACAGAGAAACATTTGTCAATAAAGATAATGTGTGTTGAACATTTCTTAGTTTGATTacgattgtttttttaattcataaatCACCAGCAACAACAGCAGTGCGACTGCCTGAGCACCACGAGTTTGCATTAAACCAGTCACTCCCTGGCAAATCTAGTTAAGTTACCAGATGCCACAGAAATGGAAAACTTTGGACTGACttgacttttttatatatatatatatatatatatatatatatatatattgtgaatGAGAATGTTATAGAAAACCCtgactctgctgctgtcagtaCCAGAACGCTGTTAAAGAGGCAAAAATAACTTATTAGGAAAATATTTCACGTCATCCATCAGACATAACCCTTGTGTAGCCATTGCCTCTGTTCTTAGCCCTCCTCAGGACCCTTGTTTTGAAGCATTGTCTGAAACGTGTAATCATTTCTTCTTggcttttattgaaaatgttccCCCCACAAGGGCTCCTACCTTCTGATGCTGACACTTCCAAGAGATACTCTCTTTCCTAGAGGATGTGGTGAGACATCTGAAGCCATCAAGCACCTCACACGATTCTGTCCCTTGACAATTTCTTCAAAGAGGTCTTTGCCAGTATTGCACAATGTGTCCTTGCCATTGTAAATGGCAGTCTGTGTTGTGGCGTGGTCCCTGtaatggtgcgttcacaccaaatCTGGGCGACAAGCCAGAAATTCAGCAGTACAATGGCGTTATCTAGTGATGCTTTCActgccactccagtctcctcactTTTCTCCAGGCTTTCTGAACTTGTCTcgtagtaataattggttgagtcatagAACTCAGGCTGACCGCAGACcactatcagcttgtcttccatgCTGAATAGAAACAGCTTCGTCTCCGCATCACAGCCACgcccagttcctgattggttgttgcaACGCGACGAGACAccaaagttcagattttttaactCCAGCGACTGTCGCTTCGCATCCATTGCTGGTGTTGCGTTGTTGTGGCTTCACTGTAATCGGCACAATTGCACCTGTCGCGTCGCTAGATTCCCGTCTTGCCAGCCGTACTTTTTTGCACCTGTACATATTGATGACATGTAAATTGGTCACTCTGGTTGGCGAAAACGCGTTCTGTGTGAACGCACAATTAAACTTAAAGACACAGTACTTCAACCTCATCTCTGGAAACCTGGTCTAGATCACCGTGTATAGACGTCATTTTAGGCTGCCatttgtttcaaaatgttttaaaaaagatagtTTGCAGTTAGCTACAGTCGTTCTTTCTGAGACTGACATTCTGGAAACCTTTCTGGTTTTAAAGCTCACCATAGTACCAAATCAGTTACAATAGTCGTCAATTATATCCATTTGGCATGTGATTCTCTTACTTTGCTGCCTTGGTTCTGCTTGACCTAATGGCTGCCTTTGTAACTGTGAACCCCAGTATTTTAATATGACATCCTAAAacctagttttattttttggatctGAACATCAGTGAGACTTAGTTTGACCTCGTTTgtttaaactgattttaaataaaaaaaaaatctttatcattCCTATATATGCCTTGTTTATATATTCTTGTTCTTTTAATGTATGTTTATAGTTTACAGCTATTTCAaccttttatttcagctgtgattgttttaaagcgctttataaataatgttGGTATGGTAAAATTACGCTTGATGGAAATTCAGTgtgtagcactgttgccatgcagcaagaaggtcctgggttcaggtcctacccttgccctgggtctttctgcatggagtttgcatgttctccctgtggatgcgtgggttctctccggtactctggcttcctcccacagtccaaaaaacattgTCACTTTTTGTGACAGTATGCAAATGAACTGGTAAAGACGTATTAAAGTAAAACAAGTAGCAAAACATGCTCATGAGTTGTACAAAGACCTCTTTCTCATAACACAGAACATGTAGTTTAGTTTGTTTCCTTGAAACAAACCCATTTTCACTTTAATAAACACCATGACTTGACCGAATCGATCACAACCTCACTCGATTTTAATCTCAAAATCCTCTCGTCCAATCAAACTGAAGCTTTCCATACTGAGTCTTCCCGCATTGATGTGAGGTGACAAAGCTTTGTTGAGGACGCAGAGGGACCACTTGGCTGAAGCAGCACTGGGTCGGTTCTGTGCCATCTTGCAGCTGGATCTTCTGCACCACCCTTTGGAATGGTTCGGCTTGACCCCGCTGGAGGATGGGGAGGGTCACTGAAGGTTGTGGCGCATGGGGAGGCTCCTGTGGGTGCTCTGCAGCAAACTGCCCCACCGCCCGTGAAGATTGGACACCCTGCAGGGAGTCTGAGTGGTGCAGGGTCTTCCTCCCCTCAGGCGTGGGCCTGTTGGAGCTGTTTCTGTTCAGATAGAGGAACTGAGGAAGAGTGAGCTGGTCATCAGCGGGGTGTGAAGGGCATGGAGCTTCTGGTTGGATATGGCTGTGATGCAGACTGTGATGCTGACTGTGATGCAGACTGTGACGCTGGCCGTGATGCAGACCGTGAAGCTGGCTGTGATGCTGGCCGTGATACAGACTGTGATGCTGGCCGTGATGCTGGCCGTGATGCTGGCTGTGATGCTGGCCGTGGATGGCGGACAATCTAACAATAAATTCTGGAGTGCCTCTAAGATTCCTGCTATGTCCATGTAATCCTGCAGAGATGTCATCAAATTGCCAATACAGTCCCCCTGTGGGACTAAACCCAGGATATTTCGTCTGAGGAAAGAGCATTGGAGCGTGGACTTTAGACCTTTTAAAGAGGGCCAGGACATTTAGATCGAGAGCCGTCTGGGATTGGTCCTTGATGTTGACATGTTTAGCAGGGGACAGCAGGAAACTGGGATCTTGAACTGGAATCCGTTTTGGGGGGCAAACCCCCAGTGTGTGTGGGGGATCCTCTGGACTTGGTGGAGGAGGCCTCGGTACAGGAGGTACTGTGGTGATGAGCTTTGTTTGTCGGTTTACAGCTTGAGCATCCAACGCTATatgaaacacaaagaaaattaaatgaaggaacaCAATTTATCCTGTCCAGGGGGCAAAATTGTGTTTATAACAAAAAGTCACACATTTCCAGGCAAATTTACAAGGTTGCCAGaccaatattttttatattctgtttacATAGGctctataaagaatgtaacttttttttctcactgacattaaatcagaacaAATCTTTAGTGTTTTAGGTaagttaggattaccaaaaagatttctatttttaaaatacaatagtAATGAGAGATTGTTTTAGAGAATTGGTTATTATGTTCTTGAAATTCAGAGGGTTTACACACACTAACATTACTGTTCCTTCAAACAATTTGGGGAAGCTCAGATGATGATGTCAAGTCTTTGTAATCTTCTGATACTTTAATTCACAATATTTGAATTCATTGGTTGCACACCTGAGGATGTAATTTCCTAATGCCTGAAAGGTGCAACGTTAATCCGCTCAAAGATTGAAATGCAAGTATAGACAGCATGGGAATGTCCAGCCATCGTAGTGTCCATGTTGtggacatttttttgtgtgtcccaGAGATTAGTGTGTTATGGGTATAAAAAATGTGCATCAACCCCAGAACATAAGCAAAAATCTTGTGAAGATGCTGATGAAGCTGGTAACAGAGTGTTATCATCCATAGTGAATGAGTCCTGTACCAACATGGGCTGAGAGCCCACTCAGCaaagaagaagccattactccaaatGCAGCAGGTAAAAAGCCAGATAACAAATTCAGTCAGGGACAGAGACTAAAACCTTTGGAGACATGTCCTCCTACAAACCTGACATGTCTCCTACAGTTTGTtgggaggaatgggccaaaattccatAAGTAGAAGGAATCTAAAAGATTTACCCTTAGTCACACAGATTGAAACACAAATGATATGTTACCAAACACTATACCAAACTTCTGACTAttaagaaagtttaaaaaaaatctctctgaAAGTTCTCTGCAGAAAGTTCTCTGCCTCATTCAGTTAGGCGTTTAACAAACAGAAGTAATTTTGTCAATTTTCGCCAACCTGTAACAGTAAGATTTCAGTCTGACGCAGCGTCAGGTAATGAGGgaaaaaggttctggttctttcTATAAGGTGTGAAAACCTTAGGTGAGAATCAGCACTCCCCAAATCTCACCATTATGGAAGAGTGGTGAGAACAAACCATTGTTCAAAGAATGACACGAGTCATTTAGGGGGACACAGCAGACTGAAAGAAAGTGCTCAGCAGATGAGATGGAAACTCAACTTTGTGTTTATGCAAAAGGGTTGTGTAATGGCAAACTAGAACTAGAACATCACCTGGCAAACCATCCTTACAGTAAAACATGACGGTGGCAGCATCGTGAAGTGGGTCTGCTTTTCTTTGGCAGTGACAGGGAAACTGCTCAGGGTTTAAGGCATACTAAGTCATTTTCGAGTGCCTATCCCCCTACAGGACTTCTGATACTCGTTCCCCTCCACGTTTCCCCCACAGCTACAGCACACTATCTCTCTCAAAGTAGCTAGAGAGACGGAGAAAGAGATGTGTGTAAGCAGACACGAATACGGATAGAGACCCGCTCACAGTGAGCCCAGCGCAATCCAGCGTGGGTGagtccattttcttttttatttatgagaAGGAGGAGACAAGGAggagctgagagagagagagagagagagagaaagagagagagagagagagagagagagagagagaggtgtaTACAGACGGATAGTGGACGGAGTAAGTGAACTAATTGCTTAGGTTGCCCAAACAAGACACTTGCCAGTCAATAACAAGCCCAATAAAACGTAACCTGGGACTCACGAAGTTTACAGGAgacttggtaaaaaaaacaacaaaaaaaaacaggtgttgCTTACAATAAACAGACTTGGTAACACTGCTATTGATACCAACGGCCTTACAACGTAAAGTTGTTCGTCTTATGACGAGAACGACAACAAAGCCACAAGACCGCCTCCGGGTCAAAACACAGAAAGTTCCAAGTGTGGTTTTTCTGCCAGAGACACTAGGGGGAGATGACAGACCCCTTAATCGTCTCATAAACACCTATATTACAATCACGGGGActtagaagaggatatattaaggtaaaaatgttacttagtgGTGCTTTAAGGAGCTAAAACCAGGGCAATATTGGAAGAAAAGCCGTGGGGGCCAAATTCTGGCAGAGAACGACTTTAAACGTACTGCCAGAGTTACAACAGAATGGTTTAaacgtgttagaatggcccagtcaaagtctgtcTCTAAATCCAGTTGAGACTTGAACATTGATGCTCACTGAAGTTCTCAATTCAATCTGGTGACATAAGTCCTCAGAGAGGAACACTATGCGGCTCAGATAATGTCCGACGGTACACAACACGATTAGCTGTTGTTTTGAATGCTATGCTTTTGATGTCAGCTCTGTGCTTTGATGGCAAACAGGTCAAATGAACGGTTCTTGTATGAGACCCAATGTAATGCTGAACTGACAGAATACTTGGTAGCACAGTCACCTTGCTTTGAGATGGCAGCGTCTGCAGAGACCATGGAGGACTTCGACcactctgttaaaaaaaacattaatttcctgttaaatcaacaaTACCCATTCCCACATCTGCGCAGGGATTCATTGTACCTCTAGGTATGGTGCTGGATTGTTGGGGCGTGGAGTGAGATGGAAGTGGAGATGTTATAGGTTTTCTCAGCTCTGTACTGTCCTGCAGATCACTCTGTGGTGTATGAGGTCTGATCTCTTCAGTTGCTGGTCCGGAAACTCtgtcacacacaaacatacatggTATAACATGGTAGTTAACATTTTGGCATATTTGTGGAATTAAAACCATCTACCAGTTTGATTACTTACATGAAGCTGTCAGTGTTTTTCAGACTTAAGCTGACCTCACTCTTCTGAGGCACCACACTTCCTTCAGTAAAGACTTTCATGTTCTCACTCTGGGTGCTGTCCATCTGATTAAACCCTCCTCCCTCTTTCCCTCCCTCTTCTTCCCTCTCAAGCATTGCTGGTTTAAATTCACCAGTTCCTTCCCTCTCTCCAAAcacattctctctctcttctttcctCACATGCATTTTAGGTTTAAATGTACCAGCCCTTTCCTTCTTTCCAGACGCTTCTTCTACCTCTTCATTCCCCTCAtgaattttttgtttaaatgcacCAGTTCTTTCCcagattttccttttattccctCCATTTCTGTTTATATTCTGTTTATCGACCTCATTCTTGTTTGGTTCATTGTACTTTTCACGCCTCTTCCGTTTCACCTCAAAACTAATTTCTTCCTCTCCATCTTCGACTTCAGTAAGCCATATATTTCCAGGAGTTTCATTTTTCCCATCACTGGTTGTACCCTCATCCAAATGGCAAGGAGGATTAAACAAGAAGTCCTTCCAGTGTGGCTcgttctgctgtttttctttcttcttccagTCCCTGATCACAGAGTTGGGGATGTAGCCATCTGGCGCTATGGACCAGTTAAGAAGCTCCATGTCCACATCAGCAGCATGAGCCCAGATGCGATATTCAGCCATCTCCCAAGGCTCAGATTTAGCCCATCATGCTGCTGAAACAACAGGATGAGTCAAtatggcagatttagattttcaaactatgaaagaaaatgagaaaggCATCCCTGGAAAAGTTaggaaacaattaaaatataaatttgaaaaaaaatcttattattTACAGAACATATACTCTTCTCAACAATCAATTGAATAATTTTTATTGGCATTCCAGCaattaaagccttttttatAGTTGCTGATCAGGGTTTTTCATGTTTCTGCTCGTATTTTAACTTTGGTGATGAgttccaagtctttgaggttggaaggtcACTTTACTTTGCCATCATAATTAGCCCTCTCCACAGATTTTCTAtcggatttaagtctggaccaTGGCTGGTCTTctccaaaacattaataatacttcCAGTAAGTAGAAAAACAtcttggtaaaattaaaagattactttaaaccgATGTTAAACCAACTGCGGTATGAAATAATTTGGGGCTTAAACTTGTGTCATGGTTTGTAGTGTTTATCTTTTCTAGAGATGTGATTTGAGTAGTTGACGTCAGAATCAATTAACTTGGCTGTTTAAAGCAAGTTCTGGATGCCCTCATACAATACCAGCGAGCTTTAATCACAGggcacaaaacacaaacattgtCTAAAAACAAACCTGTCTGTACTCTTATCAAATTAGTGAGTATGAATATTTAAGCAAGCTGAAACATCAAATCTGACTTTGCGTGAAACAGTAGTACTTGTTTGTTTGCCCAAAGTCTCACTCCAAGTTTAGTCACTCCAAGTGCATCTGTTGGCAAATAATTAGCTTAGCATAGCATACCAACTGGTACCAACTGAGAGGTGTGTCCATAATTTCCccacatacattttaaatgtaagaaTATTAGACTCGGTTTAATTAATTATCACCCTGTCAAATAACAGTTCATGGACAATGAACTCCATGTGAACATATGCCAAAGCGACCATTACTTAGCTAATATGCTAATTGCAGtttttacacaaatgtttttttaactataaCTTTAACTGTCTGTATAACTATTTGGCATTGTGTTTACTCGTTACAACTACATTCTTAAGAACTCTAGGtactttattaaactttttgccAAATTAACATGACATTGTTACAAGATACAGTTCCTTCTGCAGGATTTCTGACCTACCTCTCAGAGGCTCCCCTGTGTTTGTGTTGCCAACCGAATGCATTTTGAATAGAAACATTCCAATcagaaaaatgcacaaataGAGTTCTGTGACAGTCCAATGCCTCTTATGGACTTGGATTTCTACTCACTTTTTAAACTGTAGGGCCCCTATCTATGTGAGAATTACAACAGTAACTCTTTTGGGGGTAACTACAAGTTTTGTAAATCTATAGATAGAAAATTTACCCCATTATTGTATTCTTTTGTAAATATGTCAAGCTCAGTCAGAGCTCATTGTCTATGAACATTAACTTTCAAGATTCCCATTTGGATGTAGGTTTGACTTGGCCATTCTagcaactcaattcaattcagattatttgtatagctctacgctctttcaggaggagcgaATGCTGATTGTaaagactcaatgcaatttgctgggtttccttagataggaaacattttgaccaatctttcTGTATG from Fundulus heteroclitus isolate FHET01 chromosome 18, MU-UCD_Fhet_4.1, whole genome shotgun sequence encodes the following:
- the LOC110366917 gene encoding uncharacterized protein LOC110366917, whose amino-acid sequence is MAEYRIWAHAADVDMELLNWSIAPDGYIPNSVIRDWKKKEKQQNEPHWKDFLFNPPCHLDEGTTSDGKNETPGNIWLTEVEDGEEEISFEVKRKRREKYNEPNKNEVDKQNINRNGGNKRKIWERTGAFKQKIHEGNEEVEEASGKKERAGTFKPKMHVRKEERENVFGEREGTGEFKPAMLEREEEGGKEGGGFNQMDSTQSENMKVFTEGSVVPQKSEVSLSLKNTDSFIVSGPATEEIRPHTPQSDLQDSTELRKPITSPLPSHSTPQQSSTIPREWSKSSMVSADAAISKQALDAQAVNRQTKLITTVPPVPRPPPPSPEDPPHTLGVCPPKRIPVQDPSFLLSPAKHVNIKDQSQTALDLNVLALFKRSKVHAPMLFPQTKYPGFSPTGGLYWQFDDISAGLHGHSRNLRGTPEFIVRLSAIHGQHHSQHHGQHHGQHHSLYHGQHHSQLHGLHHGQRHSLHHSQHHSLHHSHIQPEAPCPSHPADDQLTLPQFLYLNRNSSNRPTPEGRKTLHHSDSLQGVQSSRAVGQFAAEHPQEPPHAPQPSVTLPILQRGQAEPFQRVVQKIQLQDGTEPTQCCFSQVVPLRPQQSFVTSHQCGKTQYGKLQFDWTRGF